The proteins below are encoded in one region of Manis javanica isolate MJ-LG chromosome 8, MJ_LKY, whole genome shotgun sequence:
- the DTD2 gene encoding D-aminoacyl-tRNA deacylase 2, with translation MAECGRASQARALLQQCLHARLQVHPAEGDAAPQWVEVQRGLVIYVCFFKGADKELLPKMVNTLLNVKLSETENGKHVSILDLPGNILIIPQATLGGRVKGRNMQYHSNSGKEEGLELYSQFVTLCEEELAANSKCAEAGVVVEHGTYGSRQVLQLHTNGPYTHLIEF, from the exons ATGGCTGAGTGTGGCCGGGCATCTCAGGCTCGCGCGCTCCTGCAGCAATGCCTGCATGCCCGGCTGCAAGTACACCCAGCCGAGGGGGACGCTGCGCCGCAGTGGGTGGAG GTTCAGAGAGGATTAGTGATCTATGTGTGCTTTTTCAAGGGAGCTGATAAAGAACTTCTTCCCAAAATGG TTAATACACTGTTAAATGTGAAATTAAGTGAAACAGAAAATGGCAAGCACGTGTCTATATTGGATCTTCCTGGAAACATCCTTATCATCCCTCAAGCCACCCTTGGGGGAAGAGTGAAAGGAAGAAACATGCAGTATCACTCTAACTCCGGAAAAGAAGAAGGGTTAGAACTTTACTCCCAGTTTGTGACTCTGTGCGAAGAAGAACTAGCTGCTAACAGCAAGTGCGCCGAGGCTGGGGTTGTGGTGGAGCACGGTACCTACGGGAGCAGGCAGGTGCTGCAGCTGCATACCAATGGGCCCTACACACACCtcattgagttttaa